From Poecile atricapillus isolate bPoeAtr1 chromosome Z, bPoeAtr1.hap1, whole genome shotgun sequence, one genomic window encodes:
- the SMC2 gene encoding structural maintenance of chromosomes protein 2, which produces MYIKSIVLEGFKSYAQRTEIRDFDPLFNAITGLNGSGKSNILDSICFILGISNLSQVRASNLQDLVYKNGQAGITKATVSINFDNSNKSQSPLGFEANDEITVTRQVVIGGRSKYLINGVNAANSRVQDLFCSVGLNVNNPHFLIMQGQITKVLNMKPPEILAMIEEAAGTRMYECKKIAVQKTIEKKESKLKSIQTVLNEEISPTLEKLKEERASYLEYQKIVREIEHLSRFCIAYQFVLAEETKVSSTDVLKEMQSNVEKFQESRAEIEQKVKQLNEDIAEMEKKKDKEVGGRLRALEAALSENQRVNTKARSALDLKKQNLKAEEVKYNELVTRMQKDSKALVSKENEVQNLEKELNVLLKESEKDAHALAAAQQHFNAVSAGLSSSKDGEEATLSGQMMICKDEISKAVTEAKQAQMKLNYAQKELKAKEAEVKKMDEGYKKDRKAFETVEKMKITLEKQIKELNYSEEKGEALLAKKKALISDINRLRELSENLMAKFPHLQFTYKHPEKNWDPNHVKGPVVSLFTVKDLSNAKALEAVAGGKLYNIIVDTEVTGKKLLEKGELKHRYTIIPLNKISARCIQEGTVKLAQSLAGRDNLHLALSLIVYEPELQKAMEYVFGTTLVCNNMDNAKKVTFDKRIMTRSVTLDGDVFDPQGTLHGGASSQAAPILSKLQEVKDVEIELKKKESELVAVENELASLKTVAERYQQLKQQMEMKSEEAELLQKKLHQSAYHKQEEELLDLKKTIASCEETLKKTEENKKKAEKKYKELENKIKNAETECLKERCNAEQKLDNAKKKADASSKKIKDMQQEVKALVLELEELKQEQASYKQQITAAEEAIKSYQDQVEAMAAEVATTEESVERAQKELAKQKEIIALHDDAIKDKCAEMIKYREQNNELQLKVKELEHSITKCQQEAADAAAKVAKMLKEYKWIASEKPLFGQPNTAYDFKSSNPKEASQKLQKLQDHKEKLGRNVNTRAMNMLSDAEERYNDLMKKKRIVENDKIKILAVIEELDRKKKQALDIAWKKVNEDFGSIFSTLLPGARAMLAVSKTHNVLVGMEFRVALGNTWKENLTELSGGQRSLVALSLILAMLLFRPAPVYILDEVDAALDLSHTQNIGQMLQTHFRHSQFIVVSLKDGMFNNANVLYKTRFVDGISTIARYSQIKNRKNESAPKKGEKTCRILKEINNIESWEERPREAGVINV; this is translated from the exons ATGTACATCAAATCAATTGTTCTTGAAGGTTTTAAGTCCTATGCTCAGAGGACGGAAATTCGTGACTTTGACCCGTTATTCAATGCCATTACTGGCTTGAATGGTAGCGGCAAATCCAATATTTTGGACTCCATCTGTTTCATTCTGGGAATCAGCAATCTGTCACAG GTGCGAGCTTCCAACTTGCAAGATCTAGTTTATAAGAATGGGCAAGCTGGAATTACAAAGGCAACTGTGTCTATTAACTTTGATAACTCAAACAAGAGTCAGAGTCCACTGGGATTTGAAGCTAATGATGAGATCACTGTGACTAGGCAG GTTGTTATTGGAGGTAGAAGTAAGTATCTTATCAATGGTGTGAATGCTGCCAACAGTCGCGTGCAGGATCTCTTCTGTTCTGTTGGACTCAACGTCAATAATCCTCACTTCCTCATTATGCAG GGACAAATTACTAAAGTTCTAAATATGAAGCCACCAGAG ATTTTAGCTATGATTGAAGAAGCAGCTGGTACTAGGATGTATGAGTGCAAGAAAATAGCTGTTCAGAAAACCATAGAGAAGAAGGAGTCAAAACTGAAAAGCATTCAAACG GTCTTAAATGAGGAGATCAGTCCAACTTTAGAGAAACTGAAAGAG GAACGAGCATCTTATCTAGAATACCAAAAAATAGTACGAGAAATAGAACATTTAAGCCGCTTTTGTATAGCTTATCAGTTTGTTCTGGctgaagaaacaaaagtatCCTCCACTGATGTGTTAAAGGAAATGCAGTCTAATGTAGAGAAGTTTCAGGAATCAAGGGCTGAAATTGAACAGAAGGTAAAACAACTTAATGAAGACATAGCcgagatggaaaagaaaaaggataag GAAGTTGGTGGTAGACTCCGTGCATTGGAAGCTGCTCTTTCAGAAAATCAAAGAGTTAATACAAAAGCACGAAGTGCTCTTGATCTCaagaaacaaaacttaaaaGCTGAAGAGGTTAAGTACAATGAATTGGTAACACGTATGCAGAAG GATTCTAAAGCATTAGTGTCGAAGGAGAATGAAGTACAGAATCTAGAGAAAGAACTAAATGTTTTActgaaagaaagtgaaaaagatGCACATGCTTTAGCTGCAGCGCAACAGCATTTTAATGCTGTGTCTGCTGGCCTGTCCAGCAGTAAGGATGGTGAAGAAGCTACTCTTTCAGGACAGATGATGATCTGCAAAGATGAAATTAGCAAAGCAGTAACAGAGGCTAAACAG GCTCAAATGAAATTGAATTATGcacaaaaagaattaaaagctaaAGAAGCTGAAGTTAAAAAGATGGATGAAGGCTACAAGAAAGACCGAAAAGCATTTGAAACTGTcgaaaaaatgaaaattacccTAGAGAAACAGATAAAGGAGCTGAACTATTCAG aagagaaaggagaagccCTACTAGCAAAAAAGAAGGCATTGATTTCTGATATCAACCGGCTAAGAGAACTGAGTGAAAATTTAATGGCAAAATTTCCTCATCTACAGTTCACATACAA acatccagaaaaaaattgggatcCAAACCATGTGAAAGGCCCTGTTGTGTCTCTTTTCACTGTGAAAGATCTATCCAATGCCAAAGCCCTGGAAGCAGTGGCTGGAGGGAAACTCTATAACATTATTGTGGACACAGAA GTTACTGGCAAAAAGCTTTTAGAGAAGGGTGAACTAAAGCATCGCTACACCATCATtccattaaacaaaatttcagCCAGGTGTATTCAAGAAGGCACAGTCAAGTTGGCCCAAAGCTTG GCTGGCCGCGATAACTTGCATTTAGCCCTTTCTCTAATTGTATATGAACCTGAACTGCAGAAAGCAATGGAATATGTCTTTGGAACAACACTGGTCTGTAATAACATGGATAATGCTAAGAAAGTGACTTTCGACAAAAGGATAATGACAAGAAGTGTTACTCTTGATGGAGATGTGTTTGATCCCCAAGGAACTCTGCATGGAG GTGCTTCCTCACAGGCTGCACCAATATTGTCTAAACTTCAAGAAGTGAAAGATGTTGAAATAGAACTCAAGAAAAAGGAATCTGAACTTGTAGCTGTAGAGAATGAGTTGGCAAGCTTGAAGACTGTTGCTGAAAG GTACCAGCAACTGAAGCAGCAAATGGAGATGAAGTctgaggaagcagagctgttGCAGAAGAAGCTTCATCAAAGTGCTTACCACAAACAAGAGGAAGAGCTGCTTGACCTGAAGAAAACCATTG CGTCTTGTGAAGAGAcattaaagaaaactgaagagaacaaaaagaaagcagaaaaaaaatacaaggaattagagaataaaattaaaaatgcagaaacagaGTGTCTAAAAGAACGATGTAATGCGGAGCAGAAACTAGACAATGCCAAGAAAAAGGCAGATGCttcaagcaaaaaaataaaagacatgcAGCAG GAAGTCAAAGCTTTAGTTCTGGAACTTGAAGAGCTGAAGCAAGAGCAGGCCTCCTATAAACAACAGATAACAGCTGCAGAGGAAGCAATCAAATCCTACCAGGATCAAGTTGAGGCTATGGCGGCTGAAGTGGCTACAACAGAG GAATCTGTAGAGAGAGCACAGAAGGAGCTTGCcaagcaaaaggaaataattgcaTTACACGATGATGCAATTAAAGACAAATGTGCAGAGATGATAAAATACAGAGAACAAAATAATGAATTACAGCTTAAGGTTAAAGAATTGGAACACAGCATCACCAAATGTCAACAAGAGGCTGCTGATGCTGCAGCCAAG GTGGCCAAAATGCTGAAAGAATACAAGTGGATAGCTTCAGAAAAACCACTCTTTGGCCAGCCAAACACAGCCTATGATTTCAAAAGTAGCAACCCTAAAGAAGCAAGTCAGAAGCTGCAAAAGTTGCAGGACCATAAAGAGAAGTTGGGAAGGAATGTGAACACGAGGGCTATGAACATGCTTTCTGATGCAGAGGAAAGG TACAATGacttaatgaagaaaaaaagaattgtagAGAATGACAAGATAAAAATTCTTGCAGTTATTGAGGAGCTTGACCGGAAGAAAAAGCAAGCTTTAGATATTGCTTGGAAAAAG GTGAATGAAGACTTTGGTTCCATTTTCTCAACACTCCTACCTGGAGCCAGAGCTATGCTAGCAGTCTCTAAAACTCACAACGTCCTTGTCGGTATGGAGTTCAGAGTAGCCTTAGGAAACACCTGGAAGGAAAACTTAACAGAACTGAGTGGAGGACAAAG ATCACTGGTGGCCTTATCCTTGATATTAGCCATGCTCCTCTTCAGGCCTGCCCCTGTTTACATCTTGGATGAAGTGGATGCAGCCCTTGATCTCTCTCATACCCAGAATATTGGGCAGATGCTTCAAACCCATTTCAGACACTCCCAG TTTATTGTGGTGTCCTTGAAGGATGGAATGTTCAACAATGCAAATGTCCTCTACAAGACCAGGTTTGTGGATGGCATATCCACTATTGCAAGATACAGTcagattaaaaacagaaaaaatgagtCTGCCCCCAAGAAAGGTGAGAAAACATGTAGAATATTGAAGGAGATAAACAACATAGAAAGTTGGGAAGAAAGACCCCGCGAAGCAGGGGTCATCAATGTGTAG
- the PTGR1 gene encoding prostaglandin reductase 1 isoform X2, whose translation MKEGDIMIGTQVARIVESKNPAFAVGAFVLGNKGWRTHFISNGKDLQLLPSSWPESLPRSLALGTVGMPGLTAYFGLLKVCKVKPGETVLVNAAAGAVGSVVGQLAKIWSCKVVGCAGSDDKVAYLKKIGFDEAFNYKTVKSLDEVLRKASPDGYDCFFDNVGGEFASVAINQMKKYGRIAVCGAISQYNDTVPQKGPYVQIPMIFKELQMEGFIVTRWKNQWEEGLQALLKWVVEGKMKYHEQVTEGFENMPVAFIGMLKGENLGKAVVKL comes from the exons ATGAAAGAAGGTGACATAATGATAGGCACGCAGGTTGCCAG GATTGTAGAAAGCAAAAATCCTGCTTTTGCAGTGGGGGCCTTTGTTTTGGGTAACAAGGGCTGGAGAACTCATTTTATCTCTAATGGGAAAGATCTACAACTCCTTCCTTCCAGTTGGCCAGAATCACTCCCCAGATCTCTAGCTCTTGGAACAGTTGGCATGCCAGG CCTCACTGCATATTTTGGTCTGCTGAAGGTCTGCAAGGTGAAGCCAGGAGAGACAGTGCTGGTTAATGCTGCAGCTGGCGCTGTGGGCTCTGTGGTGGGGCAGCTCGCTAAAATTTGG AGTTGCAAAGTGGTtggctgtgctggctcagaTGACAAGGTTGCCTATCTGAAAAAAATAGGCTTTGATGAAGCCTTTAATTACAAGACTGTTAAATCTCTGGATGAAGTGCTGCGTAAAGCCTCTCCTGATGGCTATGACTGTTTCTTTGACAAT GTGGGTGGAGAATTTGCCAGTGTTGCTATCAACCAGATGAAGAAGTATGGAAGGATTGCAGTCTGTGGTGCCATCTCTCAGTACAATGACACTGTGCCTCAGAAAG GGCCTTATGTGCAGATTCCCATGATTTTCAAAGAGCTTCAAATGGAAGGGTTTATTGTGACCCGATGGAAGAACCAGTGGGAGGAAGGTCTGCAGGCTCTGCTAAAGTGGGTCGTGGAG GGAAAAATGAAGTACCATGAGCAAGTCACTGAAGGATTTGAGAACATGCCAGTGGCTTTTATAGGAATGTTAAAGGGAGAAAATCTTGGAAAAGCTGTTGTAAAACTGTGA
- the PTGR1 gene encoding prostaglandin reductase 1 isoform X1: MVTAKAWVLKKHFDGFPKTSDFDLKEIELPNLKDGELLLESVFLSVDPYMRPYSQRDMKEGDIMIGTQVARIVESKNPAFAVGAFVLGNKGWRTHFISNGKDLQLLPSSWPESLPRSLALGTVGMPGLTAYFGLLKVCKVKPGETVLVNAAAGAVGSVVGQLAKIWSCKVVGCAGSDDKVAYLKKIGFDEAFNYKTVKSLDEVLRKASPDGYDCFFDNVGGEFASVAINQMKKYGRIAVCGAISQYNDTVPQKGPYVQIPMIFKELQMEGFIVTRWKNQWEEGLQALLKWVVEGKMKYHEQVTEGFENMPVAFIGMLKGENLGKAVVKL, encoded by the exons ATGGTGACTGCCAAAGCTTGGGTTCTAAAGAAGCATTTTGATGGTTTTCCCAAAACCAGTGACTTTGACCTGAAAGAGATAGAGCTACCAAATCTAAAGGATGGAG AGTTGCTGCTTGAATCCGTGTTTCTCAGTGTTGATCCTTACATGAG GCCTTACAGTCAAAGGGACATGAAAGAAGGTGACATAATGATAGGCACGCAGGTTGCCAG GATTGTAGAAAGCAAAAATCCTGCTTTTGCAGTGGGGGCCTTTGTTTTGGGTAACAAGGGCTGGAGAACTCATTTTATCTCTAATGGGAAAGATCTACAACTCCTTCCTTCCAGTTGGCCAGAATCACTCCCCAGATCTCTAGCTCTTGGAACAGTTGGCATGCCAGG CCTCACTGCATATTTTGGTCTGCTGAAGGTCTGCAAGGTGAAGCCAGGAGAGACAGTGCTGGTTAATGCTGCAGCTGGCGCTGTGGGCTCTGTGGTGGGGCAGCTCGCTAAAATTTGG AGTTGCAAAGTGGTtggctgtgctggctcagaTGACAAGGTTGCCTATCTGAAAAAAATAGGCTTTGATGAAGCCTTTAATTACAAGACTGTTAAATCTCTGGATGAAGTGCTGCGTAAAGCCTCTCCTGATGGCTATGACTGTTTCTTTGACAAT GTGGGTGGAGAATTTGCCAGTGTTGCTATCAACCAGATGAAGAAGTATGGAAGGATTGCAGTCTGTGGTGCCATCTCTCAGTACAATGACACTGTGCCTCAGAAAG GGCCTTATGTGCAGATTCCCATGATTTTCAAAGAGCTTCAAATGGAAGGGTTTATTGTGACCCGATGGAAGAACCAGTGGGAGGAAGGTCTGCAGGCTCTGCTAAAGTGGGTCGTGGAG GGAAAAATGAAGTACCATGAGCAAGTCACTGAAGGATTTGAGAACATGCCAGTGGCTTTTATAGGAATGTTAAAGGGAGAAAATCTTGGAAAAGCTGTTGTAAAACTGTGA